The proteins below are encoded in one region of Amycolatopsis magusensis:
- the gabT gene encoding 4-aminobutyrate--2-oxoglutarate transaminase — protein MTAQLTQRRLLTEIPGPASRALQERRGDAVAAGVGSVLPVYITSAEGGLLTDADGNTLIDLGSGIAVTNVGHAAPAVVDRVRAQAAEFTHTCFMVTPYEGYVQVCEQLKDLTPGDHAKRSVLFNSGAEAVENAVKIARVTTGRQAVVVFDHAYHGRTNLTMALTAKSIPYKHGFGPFAPEVYRVPGSYPYRDGLTGPEAAAAALDRIEKQIGGDQVAAVVIEPIQGEGGFIEPAPGFLPALADWCARHGVVFVADEVQTGFCRTGDWFASNHENVVPDLIATAKGIAGGLPLAAVTGRAELMDAVPSGGLGGTYGGNPIACAAALGSIEIVRNDRLDLAARGIAETVLPRLRTVADRTGVIGDVRGRGAMIAAEFVKPGTSEPDAALTGRVAKACHSAGVVVLTCGTYGNVVRLLPPLSLSPELLDEGLTVLEQAIVAEAGK, from the coding sequence ATGACCGCCCAGCTCACGCAGCGCAGGCTGCTGACCGAGATCCCCGGCCCGGCCTCCCGTGCCCTGCAGGAACGCCGCGGCGACGCGGTCGCCGCGGGCGTCGGCTCGGTGCTGCCCGTCTACATCACCTCCGCCGAGGGCGGCCTGCTCACCGACGCCGACGGCAACACGCTGATCGACCTCGGCTCCGGCATCGCGGTGACGAACGTGGGCCATGCGGCTCCCGCCGTGGTCGACCGCGTCCGCGCGCAGGCCGCCGAGTTCACCCACACCTGTTTCATGGTCACGCCCTACGAGGGTTACGTGCAGGTCTGCGAGCAGCTCAAGGACCTGACGCCCGGCGACCACGCCAAGCGCTCGGTCCTGTTCAACTCCGGCGCCGAGGCCGTGGAGAACGCGGTGAAGATCGCCCGTGTGACCACCGGCCGCCAGGCCGTCGTGGTGTTCGACCACGCCTACCACGGCCGCACCAACCTGACGATGGCGCTGACCGCGAAGTCGATCCCGTACAAGCACGGCTTCGGTCCCTTCGCGCCCGAGGTCTACCGGGTGCCCGGCTCCTACCCCTACCGCGACGGCCTGACCGGGCCCGAGGCCGCGGCCGCCGCACTCGACCGGATCGAGAAGCAGATCGGCGGGGACCAGGTCGCCGCCGTGGTCATCGAGCCGATCCAGGGCGAGGGCGGCTTCATCGAGCCCGCGCCCGGCTTCCTGCCCGCGCTGGCCGACTGGTGCGCGCGTCACGGCGTGGTCTTCGTCGCCGACGAGGTGCAGACCGGTTTCTGCCGCACCGGCGACTGGTTCGCGTCGAACCACGAGAACGTGGTGCCGGACCTGATCGCCACCGCGAAGGGCATCGCCGGCGGGCTGCCGCTCGCCGCGGTCACCGGCCGCGCCGAGCTGATGGACGCCGTGCCGTCCGGCGGCCTCGGCGGCACCTACGGCGGCAACCCGATCGCCTGCGCCGCCGCGCTCGGCTCGATCGAGATCGTGCGAAACGACCGCCTGGACCTCGCCGCACGCGGTATCGCCGAAACCGTGCTGCCGCGTCTGCGGACGGTCGCGGACCGCACCGGCGTGATCGGCGACGTCCGCGGCCGGGGCGCGATGATCGCCGCCGAATTCGTGAAGCCCGGCACCAGCGAGCCGGATGCGGCGCTGACCGGTCGCGTCGCCAAGGCCTGCCACTCGGCGGGCGTGGTGGTGCTGACCTGCGGCACCTACGGCAACGTCGTGCGCCTGCTGCCGCCGCTGTCCCTTTCCCCCGAACTGCTCGACGAGGGCCTTACCGTGCTCGAGCAGGCAATTGTCGCGGAGGCCGGTAAATGA
- the pip gene encoding prolyl aminopeptidase encodes MEELYPPIEPFRTGLLEVGDGHLVHWEASGNPEGKPVVVLHGGPGSGLTPLSRRHFDPSAYLIVQFDQRGSGRSTPSITDPEVNLSANTTWHLVADLELLRTHLGIDRWQVFGGSWGATLALAYAETHPGRVSEIVLRGVFTARQSELDWIYRDGASRMYPDAWDAYLAPIPEAERDDPMAAYRRLAYHPDRGVREAAAIAWSAWEGAIVSLVPQPSYLQNYKRPGFALPFARIALHYFSHGAWLDDGQLIRNAAKLTGIPGVLVQGRYDVVCPPITAWELHEAWPGSELKLLNTAGHAVNDLGVLAALRTATDRFR; translated from the coding sequence ATGGAAGAGCTGTACCCGCCGATCGAGCCGTTCCGGACCGGGCTGCTCGAGGTCGGCGACGGGCACCTCGTGCACTGGGAGGCCTCCGGCAATCCGGAGGGCAAACCGGTGGTGGTGCTGCACGGCGGGCCCGGCAGCGGGCTGACCCCGTTGTCGCGCAGGCACTTCGACCCGTCGGCGTATCTCATCGTCCAGTTCGACCAGCGTGGTTCCGGGCGCAGCACGCCGAGCATCACCGATCCCGAGGTGAACCTGTCGGCGAACACCACCTGGCACCTGGTCGCCGATCTCGAACTGCTGCGCACGCACCTCGGCATCGACAGGTGGCAGGTGTTCGGCGGTTCGTGGGGCGCGACGCTCGCCCTCGCCTACGCCGAAACGCACCCGGGGCGGGTCAGCGAAATCGTGCTGCGCGGCGTGTTCACCGCCCGGCAGAGCGAACTCGACTGGATCTACCGCGACGGCGCTTCCCGCATGTACCCGGACGCATGGGATGCCTACCTCGCCCCCATCCCCGAAGCCGAACGCGACGACCCGATGGCGGCTTACCGTCGCCTCGCCTACCACCCGGACCGCGGCGTACGCGAGGCCGCGGCGATCGCCTGGAGCGCCTGGGAAGGCGCGATCGTCTCGCTGGTTCCGCAGCCGAGCTACCTGCAGAACTACAAACGCCCCGGCTTCGCCCTCCCGTTCGCGCGGATCGCCCTGCACTACTTCAGCCACGGCGCCTGGCTGGACGACGGCCAACTGATCCGGAACGCCGCGAAGCTGACCGGCATCCCGGGAGTCCTGGTGCAGGGCCGGTATGACGTGGTCTGCCCGCCCATCACCGCCTGGGAACTGCACGAGGCGTGGCCGGGCTCGGAACTGAAACTACTGAACACCGCGGGCCACGCAGTGAATGATCTCGGCGTGCTCGCCGCACTGAGGACCGCCACCGATCGTTTCCGCTAG
- a CDS encoding helical backbone metal receptor, translating into MTDDLGEDVPLTGAPGRIVSMVPSLTEAVAVSAPGTLVGVTDYCTHPPDLDLPRIGGSKYPEVDRILDLRPDLVLANAEESRPDDVERLRANGIPVWVMAAAATVPAALGSLRRLLTQGLELDEPDWLVRAEDLWRETPPVRAKAVVPVWRKPWVVLGRDTFGGDVLRRLGVDLTYADHADRYPRPTLDELRAQFESGAAELLVLPDEPYLFTDEDGPEAFPGVPYVLVSGRFLTWYGPSLVEAHPATAAALSARLPALP; encoded by the coding sequence ATGACCGATGACCTCGGCGAGGACGTGCCGCTGACCGGTGCGCCGGGCCGGATCGTCTCGATGGTGCCGTCGCTGACCGAGGCGGTGGCGGTGAGCGCGCCGGGCACGCTGGTCGGCGTCACCGACTACTGCACCCACCCGCCGGACCTGGACCTGCCGCGCATCGGCGGTTCGAAGTACCCCGAGGTGGACCGGATCCTCGACCTGCGCCCGGACCTGGTGCTGGCCAACGCCGAGGAGAGCCGCCCCGACGACGTGGAACGCCTGCGCGCCAACGGGATCCCGGTGTGGGTGATGGCCGCGGCGGCGACCGTGCCCGCCGCGCTGGGGTCGCTGCGACGGCTGCTCACCCAGGGCCTCGAACTCGACGAGCCGGACTGGCTGGTGCGGGCCGAGGACCTCTGGCGTGAGACCCCGCCGGTGCGGGCGAAGGCGGTCGTGCCGGTCTGGCGCAAGCCGTGGGTGGTGCTCGGCCGGGACACCTTCGGCGGTGACGTGCTGCGCCGCCTCGGCGTGGACCTGACCTACGCGGACCACGCCGACCGCTACCCGCGTCCCACACTGGACGAACTGCGCGCGCAGTTCGAGAGTGGCGCGGCGGAGCTGCTGGTGCTGCCCGACGAGCCCTACCTGTTCACCGACGAGGACGGGCCGGAGGCCTTCCCCGGAGTGCCGTACGTGCTGGTCTCCGGAAGGTTCCTGACCTGGTACGGCCCGTCGCTCGTCGAAGCGCACCCGGCTACAGCGGCAGCCCTGTCAGCACGGTTACCCGCTCTTCCGTGA
- a CDS encoding aldehyde dehydrogenase family protein — translation MSTFPFWVAGKPVTGGETTTIRSSYDNSVAGRHFVPSDAEIEAAVQAADEVKKEAAATPAHVRAAALDHVSRRITERAEEFARLITAESAKPIKWSRGEVARAASTFRWAAEEARRFSGELQRLDTDPGGTGRMALVRRVPKGPILGITPFNFPLNLVAHKVAPAIAVGAPIVLKPAPATPLTALLLGELLAETALPAGSWSILPASNEVAARLVADPRLPVVSFTGSVPVGWGIRESAPRKHVALELGGNAAAIVCPDWTDLDFAAQRIATFAMYQAGQSCISVQRVYAHAHVFDELVEKVTAAVSALGVGDPDDDATDVGPLINTAAAERVEAWVREAGGEVTREGATLTPTVLTNVSEDAKVLADEVFGPVVTLNRVSSVEEAFDRVNDSRFGLQTGVFTRDLPTAFEAASRLDVGGVVIGDVPSFRADQMPYGGVKDSGVGREGPAAAMLDFTEERVTVLTGLPL, via the coding sequence ATGAGCACGTTCCCGTTCTGGGTCGCCGGAAAGCCGGTGACCGGCGGCGAAACCACCACCATTCGCAGTTCCTATGACAATTCGGTCGCGGGCCGGCATTTCGTGCCCAGTGACGCCGAAATCGAAGCCGCGGTGCAAGCCGCCGACGAAGTCAAGAAAGAAGCAGCGGCCACACCCGCCCACGTGCGCGCGGCGGCACTCGACCACGTCTCCCGGCGCATCACCGAACGCGCCGAGGAATTCGCGCGGTTGATCACCGCGGAATCGGCCAAGCCGATCAAGTGGTCGCGCGGCGAGGTCGCCCGTGCGGCTTCGACGTTCCGTTGGGCCGCCGAGGAGGCTCGCCGGTTCTCCGGCGAACTGCAGCGCCTGGACACCGATCCCGGTGGTACCGGCCGGATGGCGCTCGTGCGGCGCGTGCCGAAGGGCCCGATCCTGGGCATCACCCCGTTCAACTTCCCGCTGAACCTGGTGGCGCACAAGGTGGCGCCGGCGATCGCGGTCGGCGCGCCGATCGTGCTCAAGCCCGCGCCCGCCACCCCGCTCACCGCGCTGCTGCTCGGCGAACTGCTCGCGGAGACCGCGCTGCCCGCGGGCAGCTGGTCGATCCTGCCCGCGAGCAACGAGGTGGCGGCGCGGCTGGTCGCCGACCCGCGGCTGCCGGTGGTCTCGTTCACCGGATCCGTGCCGGTGGGCTGGGGCATCCGGGAGAGCGCGCCGCGCAAGCACGTCGCGCTCGAACTGGGCGGCAACGCGGCGGCCATCGTCTGTCCTGATTGGACGGATCTGGACTTCGCCGCGCAGCGCATCGCCACCTTCGCGATGTACCAGGCCGGGCAGTCGTGCATCTCGGTGCAGCGGGTCTACGCGCACGCCCACGTGTTCGACGAGCTCGTGGAGAAGGTCACCGCCGCGGTGTCGGCGCTGGGTGTCGGCGATCCGGACGACGACGCCACCGACGTCGGCCCGCTGATCAACACGGCCGCCGCCGAGCGGGTCGAAGCGTGGGTCCGCGAAGCCGGTGGCGAGGTGACCCGCGAAGGCGCGACGCTCACGCCGACCGTGCTGACCAACGTGTCCGAGGACGCGAAGGTGCTCGCGGACGAGGTGTTCGGCCCGGTGGTCACGCTGAATCGCGTCAGCTCGGTGGAGGAAGCGTTCGACCGGGTCAACGACTCGCGGTTCGGCCTGCAGACCGGGGTGTTCACCCGCGACCTGCCGACCGCGTTCGAGGCCGCGTCCCGGCTCGACGTCGGCGGCGTGGTGATCGGCGACGTGCCGAGTTTCCGCGCCGACCAGATGCCCTACGGCGGTGTGAAGGACTCCGGCGTCGGGCGTGAGGGCCCGGCCGCCGCGATGCTCGACTTCACGGAAGAGCGGGTAACCGTGCTGACAGGGCTGCCGCTGTAG
- a CDS encoding PucR family transcriptional regulator, with protein MALSLRQLAEAEGLRVLAGSAGLDRTIGWVHPTELLDPTAFLDGGELLLTTGLALDAVFGSYVDRLVAAGVAGIGFGSGVIHPRVPPGLVAAAESAGLPLLEVPRETPFIAITKAVSAAVAADEYATVVRTGRGQQELTRAAVGRGGPAAVVRRLARLVDGWVLLLDSGTPVEAAPAAARAHAAGLEVSELRGTRGVRLPSGDEVVLHSLDARTVLAVGRPEPLDAADQFIVNTAASLLSLALQRNREQSGVLGQLRSGLLDLLLSNEDLGARTIRGLWPSLPAPPWRFAVVVGAAPARRAFADAMADSFCVARESMLVVVGADPSQVEPLARRLGLHAGLSPATAAPVAYRQAGQAAHAARARRVPLLDFEEYAGSGLLSLLPEESAALFAESLLSPLSADLVEALRCWLEEHGNNDAAATRLGIHRHTLRNRLRKVEALTGRNLSSPGVRAEFWVALSVAGAHRG; from the coding sequence ATGGCACTTTCGCTGCGGCAGCTCGCGGAAGCCGAGGGGCTGCGGGTGCTGGCCGGTTCGGCGGGGCTGGACCGCACGATCGGCTGGGTGCACCCGACCGAGCTGCTCGACCCGACGGCCTTCCTGGACGGCGGTGAGCTGCTGCTGACCACCGGGCTGGCGCTGGACGCCGTCTTCGGTTCCTATGTGGATCGGCTGGTGGCGGCGGGGGTCGCCGGTATCGGCTTCGGCAGCGGGGTGATCCACCCGCGGGTGCCGCCGGGCCTGGTCGCGGCCGCCGAGTCAGCCGGGCTGCCGTTGCTGGAGGTGCCGCGGGAGACGCCGTTCATCGCGATCACCAAGGCGGTCTCGGCAGCGGTCGCGGCCGACGAATACGCGACCGTGGTGCGGACGGGCCGCGGTCAGCAGGAACTGACGCGAGCGGCGGTCGGCCGAGGCGGCCCGGCGGCAGTGGTACGCCGGCTGGCGCGGCTGGTGGATGGCTGGGTGCTGCTGCTGGACTCGGGCACACCGGTCGAAGCTGCTCCAGCGGCGGCGCGCGCCCATGCCGCTGGCCTGGAGGTTTCCGAGCTGCGGGGAACGCGGGGTGTCCGGCTGCCTTCGGGTGATGAGGTCGTTCTGCACTCGTTGGACGCGCGGACGGTCCTCGCGGTCGGACGGCCGGAGCCACTGGATGCCGCCGACCAGTTCATCGTGAACACGGCGGCTTCGCTTCTTTCGCTGGCTCTGCAACGGAACCGGGAGCAGAGCGGGGTCCTGGGGCAGTTGCGCTCGGGCTTGCTCGACTTGTTGTTGTCCAATGAGGACCTGGGTGCCAGGACGATCCGTGGCCTGTGGCCTTCGCTGCCCGCGCCACCCTGGCGCTTCGCGGTCGTCGTAGGCGCCGCCCCCGCCCGACGAGCTTTCGCGGACGCCATGGCGGACTCCTTCTGCGTGGCGCGGGAGTCGATGCTGGTCGTGGTCGGCGCGGACCCTTCGCAGGTCGAACCCCTGGCGCGCCGCCTGGGCCTGCACGCCGGCCTCTCTCCCGCCACGGCCGCCCCGGTCGCCTACCGCCAAGCTGGCCAAGCCGCCCACGCCGCCCGCGCCCGCCGCGTGCCGTTGCTGGACTTCGAGGAGTACGCCGGTTCGGGCTTGCTATCACTGCTCCCCGAGGAGAGCGCCGCTCTATTCGCGGAGTCGCTGCTCTCGCCGCTGAGCGCTGATCTGGTCGAGGCCCTTCGCTGCTGGCTGGAGGAGCACGGGAACAACGATGCTGCGGCTACTCGTCTGGGTATCCATCGGCATACGTTGCGGAATCGGCTGCGCAAAGTCGAGGCGTTGACGGGGCGGAATTTGTCGTCGCCGGGGGTTCGGGCCGAATTCTGGGTGGCTCTTTCTGTTGCCGGTGCCCACCGGGGGTGA
- a CDS encoding C40 family peptidase: MKVGVLVGVLVTVLFAAVVTTGTVAVVVDNQQEQQALGVVNLSCDAAIGPTQPGQQGKGAADAGNLKDEQLQIVTLIITIGKQRQLSPRAWQIAIQAGMTESGLRNLTYGDRDSLGIFQMRPSMGWGTVAQVTDPPYQVNKFYDVLLAVKGWETMRPGEAAQAVERSGFPDRYHKWEPMAVHLVENVGEVVDAAGCGEGTGAVLPPSQTAAKAIEFALGEQGKPYVWGATGPNSYDCSGLMLRAYEAAGVTLPRVSRDQYKAGAMLPVEQAQPGDLLFWAYDPSNPKTIHHVAMYLGDGKMVEAQQSGVPVHTRKVSWDEGELVAQAVRPGV, from the coding sequence GTGAAGGTCGGTGTGCTGGTCGGGGTGCTGGTCACCGTGTTGTTCGCGGCCGTGGTCACCACCGGCACGGTCGCGGTGGTGGTGGACAACCAGCAGGAGCAGCAGGCGCTCGGCGTGGTCAACCTCAGCTGCGACGCGGCGATCGGCCCGACGCAGCCCGGCCAGCAGGGCAAGGGTGCCGCGGACGCGGGCAACCTCAAGGACGAGCAGCTGCAGATCGTCACGCTGATCATCACCATCGGCAAGCAGCGACAGCTCTCCCCGCGTGCGTGGCAGATCGCGATCCAGGCCGGGATGACCGAGTCCGGCCTCCGCAACCTGACCTACGGCGACCGCGACTCGCTGGGCATCTTCCAGATGCGGCCGTCGATGGGCTGGGGCACGGTCGCGCAGGTGACCGATCCGCCGTACCAGGTCAACAAGTTCTACGACGTGCTGCTGGCGGTGAAGGGCTGGGAGACCATGCGGCCCGGCGAGGCGGCGCAGGCCGTGGAGCGCTCGGGTTTCCCCGATCGGTACCACAAGTGGGAACCGATGGCCGTGCACCTGGTGGAGAACGTCGGTGAGGTGGTCGACGCCGCCGGCTGCGGCGAGGGCACCGGCGCGGTCCTGCCGCCCAGCCAGACCGCCGCCAAGGCGATCGAGTTCGCCTTGGGGGAGCAGGGAAAGCCCTACGTCTGGGGCGCCACCGGGCCGAACTCGTACGACTGCTCGGGCCTGATGCTCCGCGCGTACGAGGCGGCGGGCGTCACCCTGCCGAGGGTTTCGCGGGACCAGTACAAGGCGGGCGCGATGCTGCCGGTGGAGCAGGCGCAGCCGGGCGACCTGCTGTTCTGGGCCTACGACCCGTCGAACCCCAAGACCATTCACCACGTGGCGATGTACCTGGGTGATGGGAAGATGGTGGAGGCGCAGCAGAGCGGCGTCCCGGTGCACACCAGGAAGGTTTCCTGGGACGAAGGCGAGCTCGTCGCCCAGGCCGTCCGGCCGGGCGTTTAA
- the panB gene encoding 3-methyl-2-oxobutanoate hydroxymethyltransferase: MSAPGTEGELTAPYGSGPSAGPAGTPRRKVRVHHLRELKERGEAWPMLTAYDMYTAELFDEAGIPVLLVGDSAANNVFGYDTTVPVTVDELLPLVRAVTRAVKYALVVADLPFGSYQLSPEQALATAVRFMKEGRAHAVKLEGGRKFAPHVEALTSAGVPVMGHIGFTPQSEHNLGGYRVQGRGTAGEELVADALALQEAGAFSVVMEMVPAEVAKQVTHSLQIPTVGIGAGPDCDAQVLVWQDMAGLRRGKAPRFVKRYANLAGALSDAATAFAADVRRGEFPAADHSFH, translated from the coding sequence ATGTCTGCCCCCGGTACTGAAGGCGAACTGACCGCACCGTACGGCTCCGGACCCTCGGCTGGCCCAGCCGGCACGCCCCGCAGGAAGGTGCGCGTGCACCACCTGCGCGAGCTGAAGGAGCGCGGCGAAGCCTGGCCGATGCTCACCGCTTACGACATGTACACCGCGGAACTGTTCGACGAGGCCGGGATCCCGGTGCTGCTGGTCGGCGACTCCGCGGCGAACAACGTGTTCGGTTACGACACCACGGTCCCGGTGACGGTGGACGAACTGCTGCCGCTGGTGCGCGCGGTGACCAGGGCGGTGAAGTACGCGCTCGTGGTCGCCGACCTGCCGTTCGGGTCGTACCAGCTGTCGCCGGAGCAGGCGCTGGCGACGGCCGTCCGGTTCATGAAGGAGGGCCGGGCGCACGCCGTGAAGCTGGAGGGCGGGCGGAAATTCGCGCCCCACGTGGAGGCGCTGACGTCGGCGGGTGTGCCGGTGATGGGGCACATCGGGTTCACCCCGCAGAGTGAACACAACCTGGGCGGTTACCGCGTGCAGGGTCGGGGGACGGCCGGGGAGGAACTGGTCGCCGACGCGCTGGCGCTGCAGGAGGCGGGCGCGTTCTCGGTGGTGATGGAGATGGTGCCGGCGGAGGTGGCCAAGCAGGTCACGCACTCGCTGCAGATCCCCACCGTCGGCATCGGCGCGGGCCCGGACTGCGATGCCCAGGTACTGGTGTGGCAGGACATGGCCGGCCTGCGCCGGGGCAAGGCCCCCCGCTTCGTGAAGCGCTACGCCAACCTCGCCGGCGCCCTCAGCGACGCCGCCACCGCCTTCGCCGCCGACGTCCGCCGAGGCGAATTCCCCGCCGCCGACCACTCCTTCCACTAA
- a CDS encoding RNB domain-containing ribonuclease translates to MIRTHPAGGDFSRLRTEFALPDGFGPDVLAEAEAAVMDPVPQDGDREDATGLPLVTIDPPGSKDLDQALLVERRPGGFRVHYAIADLAAFVAPGGPIDRESRRRGQTLYLPDGNVPLHPPVLSEGAASLLPGETRRAVLWTIDTDADGDPESVHVRRALVRSTEQFDYETVQAAADAGRAHPSIAVLPELGRLRRELAVHRGALELQLPEQEISADEDGNWRLMRRPRTDVDAWNAEISLLTGMSAAKIMIDAGVGVLRTLPEAEPDAVNWLRRSARALGIDWPAEAGVAELLSTLDPRRPESLALYADTTRLLRGAGYTAFDGGAPEGITHAGIGGPYAHVTAPIRRLVDRFATEICLAVTADRPVPEWVRAALDRLPEFMSASDTLAGKVERACVDQVEAWILADRIGETFGAVVLRAEEARAEVLLEDPPVIAKSSGENFNEGGRVTIRLTAVDVDKRKVSFERV, encoded by the coding sequence GTGATCCGCACGCATCCGGCCGGTGGTGACTTCAGCCGGCTGCGCACCGAGTTCGCGCTGCCCGACGGCTTCGGCCCCGACGTGCTGGCCGAGGCCGAAGCGGCGGTGATGGACCCGGTGCCGCAGGACGGCGACCGCGAGGACGCCACCGGCCTGCCGCTGGTCACCATCGACCCGCCGGGGTCGAAGGACCTGGACCAGGCGCTGCTGGTCGAACGCCGTCCCGGCGGCTTCCGCGTGCACTACGCGATCGCCGACCTGGCTGCCTTCGTCGCGCCCGGCGGCCCGATCGACCGCGAGTCGCGTCGCCGCGGCCAGACCCTCTACCTGCCCGACGGCAACGTCCCGCTGCACCCGCCGGTGCTGTCCGAGGGCGCGGCGAGCCTGCTGCCCGGCGAGACCCGCCGCGCCGTGCTCTGGACGATCGACACCGACGCCGACGGCGATCCGGAGTCGGTGCACGTCCGCCGCGCGCTGGTCCGGTCCACCGAGCAGTTCGACTACGAGACCGTCCAGGCCGCCGCCGACGCGGGCCGCGCGCACCCGTCGATCGCCGTCCTGCCCGAGCTGGGCCGCCTGCGCCGTGAGCTGGCCGTGCACCGCGGGGCGCTGGAGCTGCAACTGCCGGAGCAGGAGATCAGCGCCGACGAGGACGGCAACTGGCGGCTGATGCGGCGTCCCCGCACCGACGTCGACGCCTGGAACGCCGAGATCTCCCTACTCACCGGCATGAGCGCGGCGAAGATCATGATCGACGCCGGCGTCGGCGTGTTGCGCACGCTGCCCGAGGCCGAGCCGGACGCGGTGAACTGGCTGCGCCGCTCCGCCCGCGCGCTGGGCATCGACTGGCCCGCTGAGGCCGGGGTCGCCGAACTGCTGTCCACACTGGACCCGCGACGGCCCGAATCGCTGGCGCTCTACGCCGACACCACCCGCCTGCTGCGCGGCGCCGGGTACACCGCCTTCGACGGCGGCGCCCCGGAAGGGATCACGCACGCGGGCATCGGCGGCCCGTACGCGCACGTCACCGCGCCCATCCGCCGCCTGGTCGACCGCTTCGCCACGGAGATCTGCCTCGCGGTGACCGCCGACCGTCCGGTCCCGGAGTGGGTGCGGGCCGCGCTCGATCGGCTGCCCGAGTTCATGAGCGCCTCGGACACGCTGGCGGGCAAGGTCGAACGCGCCTGCGTGGACCAGGTCGAGGCGTGGATCCTGGCCGACCGCATCGGCGAGACCTTCGGCGCGGTGGTGCTGCGCGCCGAGGAAGCCCGGGCCGAGGTCCTGCTGGAGGACCCGCCGGTGATCGCCAAGAGCAGCGGCGAGAACTTCAACGAGGGCGGCCGGGTGACCATCCGGCTGACCGCGGTCGACGTGGACAAGCGCAAGGTGAGCTTCGAGCGGGTGTGA
- a CDS encoding chitinase yields the protein MRRLFTALLPVLALLLVTPATAGAALPRHVLVGYLHASFANGSGYVRMQDVPDEWDIINLAFAEPTSVTSGDLRFSLCPATECPNVESEAEFTQAIRAKQAQGKKVLISIGGQNGQVQLSTAAARDKFVSSVAAIIDRYGLDGLDIDFEGHSLSLNAGDRTLANPTTPVIVNLIAALKSLKARYGDAFVLTMAPETFFVQLGYQFYGRGVHGGADPRAAAYLPVIHALRDSLTLLHVQDYNSGPIMGLDNQYHTMGVADFHTAMTDMVLSGFPIEGNPANPFPPLRQDQVAFGLPANTYAGNGFTPVAEVHKSLDCLMKAQNCGAYRPRGVYPELRGLMSWSINWDKFSGQEFSKAHRAKLPR from the coding sequence ATGAGACGACTGTTCACCGCACTGCTGCCGGTGCTCGCGCTGCTCCTGGTGACCCCGGCGACCGCCGGGGCCGCGCTCCCCCGGCACGTCCTGGTCGGCTACCTGCACGCCAGCTTCGCCAACGGCTCGGGGTACGTCCGGATGCAGGACGTCCCGGACGAATGGGACATCATCAACCTCGCCTTCGCCGAGCCGACCTCGGTCACCTCGGGTGACCTGCGCTTCTCGCTCTGCCCGGCGACCGAATGCCCGAACGTGGAGAGCGAGGCCGAGTTCACCCAGGCGATCCGGGCCAAGCAGGCGCAGGGCAAGAAGGTGCTGATCTCCATCGGCGGGCAGAACGGCCAGGTCCAGCTGAGCACCGCGGCCGCACGCGACAAGTTCGTCAGCTCGGTCGCCGCGATCATCGACAGGTACGGCCTCGACGGGCTGGACATCGACTTCGAAGGCCATTCGCTCTCGCTCAACGCCGGCGACCGCACGCTGGCGAACCCGACCACGCCGGTGATCGTCAACCTGATCGCCGCGCTGAAGTCGCTGAAGGCCCGCTACGGCGACGCGTTCGTGCTGACCATGGCGCCCGAGACGTTCTTCGTGCAACTGGGCTACCAGTTCTACGGCCGCGGCGTGCACGGCGGCGCCGACCCGCGGGCGGCGGCGTACCTGCCGGTGATCCACGCGCTGCGGGACAGCCTGACGCTGCTGCACGTCCAGGACTACAACTCCGGGCCGATCATGGGATTGGACAACCAGTACCACACGATGGGCGTCGCGGACTTCCACACCGCGATGACCGACATGGTGCTGTCCGGGTTCCCGATCGAGGGCAACCCGGCGAACCCGTTCCCTCCACTGCGGCAGGACCAGGTCGCCTTCGGCCTGCCGGCGAACACCTACGCTGGCAACGGGTTCACGCCGGTCGCCGAGGTGCACAAGTCGCTGGACTGCCTGATGAAAGCGCAGAACTGCGGTGCCTACCGGCCGCGCGGGGTGTACCCGGAGCTGCGTGGGCTGATGTCGTGGTCGATCAACTGGGACAAGTTCAGCGGCCAGGAGTTCTCGAAGGCGCACCGGGCGAAACTGCCCCGGTGA